The Amphiura filiformis chromosome 6, Afil_fr2py, whole genome shotgun sequence genome segment GTGAATATTTTGCTTTCAGAACTGGTGGATAAATGCATCGGGTCTAGAATACACATAGTGATGAAGAGTGACAAGGAAGTTGTGGGAACACTGCTTGGGTTTGATGACTTTGTCAGTATCCTTTTGAGAGAAATAGTAAATGTATTTTAACAATAACAGACACAGGTTCCAGACAACAAGTCATGATACAGAATTAGagagttgtttaatttttatcCATACTAGGTAATCAGTCTGTCCTAGACTCCCAGTACTTGTAGCAGTAACAGGTAGTTTGTTACTGCTACAAGTAACACACACCAGACCATATTTTGGTGGCCCCTTCAAATGAGGTCATTTTGAGATCACATTTTACAATGTTACTACATGCAGTGACATCTAAAACCATTCAAAAAACATGGCCAACATAGCCAAGAGTGTTTCCCTACCAAGTAACATAATTTGGAAAATATTGGCTATAACTTCCTGTTTTCAACTGAAGAAATTAACAATGTAAACATGATCCCAAGTACCAACAGATTATCCAGATAAAATTACAGGCataagaattttcagttttaaaactaattcttttctttttttcagtcaaaattttatttaatttcagacTGTTtactactttttgcccaatttcatgcgcattttcagttttattttcaattttttttgcctgaaattgtaattatttgaTTTCTTTTGGTGTAATAGACCCCCCAAAACGAGCTATTATCACACTCAATTCTGATTGATTTTCACTTTACAAACCACAAGTCCATCTGACCTTGGTCAGTGTCCTTTTATAACAGGAATAAATATTCTTTCATCCAGACTCAAAACAGTCCCTTACTGCCATGATACACATTGTTAGCACCAATAGATGTGAATTGCAGAGACTGTTCAGATGTCACTGATACAGGTACTGTAACATGTTCATGCATTAATGAGTACTGGTAACTGTGACTGGTAGCCCACCAGGtgctgtcaaaaaaaaaaaaaaacctgctggTTATTATTATCACAACAGGAATTTCAACCAgtttactgtaaaagtcaatattttcgcgattttcgTGATTTTGttaattgcgcgagaattaaatttcacatttttgatattggtacaatagaaacctaatgcaaaaggttattttagttagtttttattttcgcgattttatttccactcgcgaaattcgcgaaaataaaaacctcgcgaaaatttctacttttacagtagttTTCACACTAGTTTTGAAACATGGACATTTTATGAATCTGTATGCAGGACTGAAAAGCATTAAACAAAGATCCAGGCCTAGAACTTTAATAAAGCCCGACTCATGGAAAACGGATCTTGTTCAAATCATGCAGAATGCACCCTTATTGAGAAATAAAAGGTTGtgtaatttcataatttgataATTGAAATCAAATATCATAGAAAATGTAGCATTGTATTTTCCTGAAATTGTAGAACCCTGTGAGATGATATAACATATTGTTTCtgctgcattttacttgtttgtttgtttgttagagattattttgtgtattttgtttaaagtgTGAATAttaaactacatgtacatgtaataattaCTCCTTAACTAACTGTATCAGATATGGTATTAGAAGATGTTGTAGAATTGTAAGTATAATATTAAAGAACTGGATAAATATTCTGCTATGCCTGAGAAGGATGAgaacatattttaaaaaaaaagagctattccatttaaaatccacactacccctgtctgAGACTAGTATTATCCGGTATACTAGTCTgagacccctgtggaagattttggaaacatcttccacaggggagtatgaatttcaaatcgaatgaccacattaggcagctccatttgaatttcatacaccctctgagaaagatttgacctgaatcttccacagagggagggtgagtttcaaatagagttggttaattccatttcaaattcacactcccctgtggaagatattttaaaaatgtttcacaGGGGGAGTGCGGACTTTAAATATATTAGCCCTAAATTGTGGGGTTGGTATAAACCAAAGAGGTGAAAATACTTAAGTTTCACagagacagtacatgtacatgagtATAAGTCAGCAAAATACAAGTTGACCTTTCTTTTTCATTGGGGCACCAGCTCAACTTAATACCAATTGCAATTGAGCCTCTGTAAAATGCTTCAGTTGAATGGGATTGGCCTAGGTGATTGGCTTGCACCAATTCTTAAGAAATGTTGTGCATTCTAGATTGGTTTTAGCCCTGCCAACAACGTTTGCTGTCAGTTCACATaactttgaaaagagcagtatttggTCTTGGTATACCGTAGagttccatctacaagcatacatGCTTCTAAATGAGTGATGAATtttatgttgttttgttttgttttgaggaaaggcagacaccctccacaaaaacattatttggcatttgagcaactatattactgacaTAGGTGGCtgtatgtattattgtaagaccactctattgtaattaatattttttgtggagggtgtctgcctttcatccgtctcataaaaaaatcatttagaggtacatatgtgatgtgaccatgcaaaatgagttggatgctgggaatattgattttgagatagagtTAATAATAGTACTCAactttcttattttattattctgagcaacactaaaatgactaCATCTCCAAAGTGAAAACCTTACATCTAATTATGATGGGATTTTCAGTAacataaagctctgagaatggctcatgtataAATGACATATAAAACTGAATTTTGACTTGgatcaacatcagactcattttgcttgattgcatcacatatgtttgtagacggaattctataGTATGTAATCTTGATAGTCATTGCAAATAACAATGACAACAAAATAATATACTGTTGTAACTGCCTGTTATTTGTGGACACTGGTGTTTCAGAAATGCTGAGTATGTCATGGCAGACTTagggtatatatttttttaaggtGTCACATATACGTATCCCCAAATCGCCGTTAAATTTCTTTTTGTACCCAGTGAGACTACAGCTGAAGGAAGAAGAGTTACCAAGCTAGACCAGATTCTATTAAATGGAAACAACATCACAATGGTGAGTATAGCAAATAGATTGGAAGAAATTCACCCTATGTGGGGGCTGGGGGACGGCTCAGCTATACATGTGAGGGATGCACCGCTGAAATAGGTCTTATTTTAGGCCTTCTGGTATATAAATGACCTAACTTTTGGGGTTTAACCTTCATGTAAGAGCACACAATTTGATGAATAGGTTACAGTGAGGGATTATGTGCTTTATTTCATGCTTCGAAAAATGGTATTTAGAtgggtcattttttttcaaacattttctcaTCTTGAGTAAAATTCCCTCATAAAAAAGTTATTGAAAACCTAAATTTACATGTGATAACATGTTGTGATGTCTTATTGTAGGAATTCTAATTGAATTGACgtagctttcaacagctgtactcgatccaatcACGAACGTATatcacatatttcaaactacaacgcgaacacaCACCCTTGGATaaaatgctaaccaatcacgagtgcgttgacatggttggattcacttccgcattactcacgcacagtcgcacacgctggcatacatcgtgcagtgtacgcaaaaaaattGTCACActgttgaaagctgcattcattcaattggaattcctactataggtaCAGTGGATTAGATTTTTGAGTTCTTGTGTTTTAAGATTGTTCATCAGGTGCTTAATAAAGTTGCTCCAAGAAGCAAGTCCCGCTAACGGCTAACCTTAACTAATAGtgcaacaaatttcaaataacaaATCTATTGCATGTGTAATGTGTATTATATGAACTCACATGGCAAACTATATCATGTTGATCATTAacttttatgtgaacattttaaaCAGTGAAATGAGGTAATCTATTTACATTCACATTcccctgaggaagattttggaaatatctggggagtatgaatttcaagtggaattaacacattaatcAACTCAATTTGAAACCCaccctccctttgtggaagattcaggttgaatcattctcagagggtgtatgggattgtaatgaagctgcctaatgtgttcattccatttgaaatgcatactccccctgtggaagatacgtagtgtagatttgaaatggaatagcccagtgtgtGAATTATACTGATGTTGTTTTCTTTTCAGCTCATTCCTGGCAGTGAAGGTCCTGAGTAGCCAAATACCTTGCAGATATCACCTTATGCATCCAGCCAGAGACAGAGACTCATATCCTGTACATAGTCATAAAAACATGACTTACCACTTATGTGGTGCAGAATTAATGGAACATTTTTAGTTCCACAAATGGAGATTCCTTCATTTACAGTACTGTGTAAGTAATAAGtagtaattttcgcgtacagttatttttgtGATTGGGAGTGAGAGAGACATTTTTGCGATTATTAGTTTCGTGATTGCCCAGTTTTAACCTATACTTGAAATACATTATTACAGCGAGGTGTTAATTTCAGCAAAATAAAACTATAtagcgaaaattaccacttatacatgtacacaaacttAGTCATATTGTGATGACACATTAGCTGTGGGGATGTTTTGTGTATCAAGCTTATTAAAGGAAGATGATCTGATATTATCACATTCTATTTATTTCCACCTtggttgaatgacctttgaaccacACCCCAACTGTGAAGTCAGTATAATCAGTATTCCAACTTCTCTTGATATGGAAGccaaaaatagtcatttgaaagccCCATAGTGTGTAAAAAAGTGAGTTAACCCACATTTTGGGGTGTAAAATCTAATGAAAAACACCTTTCATCCCTAATATTTCAATATATCAATGAGTACAATATGGGCTTTGCACTGATACCAGAATTTCCATTTTGATGGAGACAAAGTGGGGATGAAGTTGTTGATCAGACCATCCTCCTTACAGAAAGGATGAGGAAACTCAAATAGTGCAGACCCCTCTGTAAAGGGCAAAATGAGCGCAATTCGATATAGTGTTCAAACTGTATGACTGTAAATGTATGCTAAgacgacaaaaacaaaacaaaacaccaaaacaaaaaatccTGTTCCACTGTTCTCGTTGCCTGACCGACCAAcccaaatttgttaaaattaacaaaaaccTTTTCCTGTAAAATTGAATAACGacccaaaattccaaaatttttgaaaactaATAAAAGTACTCACAAAGCAAGgttaatttgtcaatttttcaatttgtatAAAAACAATGGATTTCTTATTTATCATGTATGTCTGATGTATTCTGCCAGGAAGGAGGTATTATAGCAATTAATTTACTGCTGCATCCATTATAAATATGATGACTTATGACTTTCATATTAGTTCTGGCCAAAATATTGGTGCAAAGTTAACCACCAATCTGAGACCTGGTCCCTGAGCATAGGGATATTCCAGTTAAACATCATACAccgctatggaagatatgaccttaatctcccgcacagggggtatagatttcaaatgcagtcagccattcaggtaaccccctgaaattcacactccttgtgtggaaggttaaagtcaagtcttccatagggggtgtatggatttcaactagaatagcccaatccaCAGAGAGTGACAAAAGAATCACAacacaacatttaaacattttctgtaaaacatgtttgccgggaGTACGCTCAATTCTGGTTTGTGTTAATGAGCCTTACACATAAGCCATGCATGGCAATTCTGTCATAGCCTGAGTTCCGAACAATAACTTAAAATTGTGTACTGTCCAATTGGAGTACAGAAAGTGTTGCAATGTTGtcattttatctttcattttgatgttttgatataAATAAAACTTTATAACAAGGTAAAAGcctttattttgtatatttattttattacgaTATATGTGTgaaaatgtcataataattaaGTTTTCATTTAATTGATAATTTACTTCTTTGGAGCAGggaatattgactgctcagtgccagaagtcagaagtgggtaagtgcaatagctgccctgtgaacattttgcaatttccacacagtatattgtactcatcttcacatggcagctattccaCTTACCCACTTCAATTGCCGAGGTctttcttacatgtttctcatgtGCAATTTTGAATTTCTGAGTAATAGACCCATGATTCAAATTTTcagctgcattcttcattaaattgtggaatacatctcttttgatgttatACTTCATTGTATTAAGTAACACATCCAAGGTGaacaatttattgatttattactcAATATGGTCAAAATTGCAAACAAGTAACATggaaaaatgacttaggcaattttgTTATGAGGCTGACGATATACAACATCACATCCTTGTGTTTAAAAAAAGTAATATTGATAATTTGGCATAATAAAGAAATGTTGGAATAAAAGATTTCCTAAATAAAAAATGTAGTACTGCTGCCAAGCTCCCGAACTGAGAGCCATTATGCACTTTTTGTTAGAAGCATGTTGAGTTACCCGGTACCACAAATGAAGTACAACTACAAGGTCCAATGTTGAATTTAAGAGTAGAGCCATTTTAGATTTGACCCCTGCCGGGGACCCCTGGTGACCACAAGAGGTCATGCagggttaaaaaaaaaatcttgatgaAATCGATACCAAATTGATAACAAGTTTGTGCCATCTACGACCTATTGTTATTGAGTTATCCTACAAAGACCAAATGCTTTAGTTTGATGTATATtctgtatttaatttttttaccattAATGAATATATAGCTAATGAACTTAAATGATGCTCTTTTAAAAAAATCTCATGAATATGTGTGTGCTTTTTTCAATGTTGTGCTGACAgaaaatgcataaatgttcatggtacttaaAAAAGTTTCCCTCTAATCTGTATAATGTGCAACTAAGTATGTAAAAGTCCAGTCATTAAAAACAAATCTTATTCTAAGAAATAAAAAtgctatgaacatttatgcattgctTGTTTTTCAGCAAAATATTAGAAAAATTGACATTCATATATAATTACTCATTGATTATTGGTAAAACAAAACACATGCAAATGAATGATACCTTATAATTGTGTTCATAAGATGCATAGAGCATTTGCCAAATGCCATTTCATACACCTTTATATAAATCGGCCGATAATGCATATTGGAGAAGACTGAGCTGCATACAATCGTACAATATCTGGATAACTTTGATACGGGTACTTCAAATATGCACCCATTCCCCAGGGGCCCATTCCCCCTGATCAATATTTCCAGTTGTTAATTTTGTCATGCACCCCTAGAGACacccaacattgactggtggatCAGGGGGAAGGTTTTAGTAGTAAGGAAGCAttcagacttcacaccaaagtAAGCATACTTTTTGTGTCAAGTATAACggtttcaaacagtcctactttaaCACAAGTGTTCCAACTACTTATGACCAGGATTGTCTTGACATTTTCTCTCTTGTTATAAGCGGTATAATAAGCCATATTTCAAAAATCGCCCAACTGTTTAAATTTTCAATAGAGAAGCCCCGTGTGCCCCTTTAAAACCAAGGAGATCATTTTTGTTCCACATAGGTCTAATGTTgtgtaaaaatgcattaaaataacaaACAGATTCAATTTTGTTATGCTTTATTCACACATTTTATTATGTGTGTTCCACAaacctattttttttaatttagattaGCGTTTACCCAAATAAGTTCTGTTTATGAATCGAATagcaacgtttgaacagtatttttttgtgggacctgatagcacattagacacaccaaattgattctaatgatatcaaatgattttaatcttttgctatttttttaattcgtggtataatgcaaattttatggcaaagttttaaaatttttatatatattttacatttaacagttctcgaagtaaactttattaatttaatgatatgttcttaaagtgtcactatgtagctgggaggaaaagccatccatcatttgaaaattctaaccttttgtattgaagatatatccCCCAGAGACCCTCACCAaatatttttaggtctttttgggaaaaaaatgtatatcaccCAATAgcaaaggtcaaaattgtaaaatGATGGACGgcgtttcctcccagctacataagtTTAAGtagatatcattagattaatataGTATTTCGAGAactattaaatgtcaaaaatatcaatttttaataatttgcaataaaaatctgtattatatcacaaatgtaaaaaaaaatgcaaaatgcagaatgcaatttgatgtgtctcatgccccacacaaaatactgtgcaagcgtTGCTATCCGATGCCTTAAGAAGAATACACAAGAAAGTGTTCTTGGATTTTCTTGGATACGAATCCACTTGGGCAGCCAAATGGATCTACAGTTTAATGAATAGACTAACGTCATAGCAATGGTTTAAACGTAGTATAACCTCTTCCTCTCGTTGGTTTGCTTCAAAACCTGAAATGAATAATTGACATTGTTAGTGAGTCGTGTTTATATCATTCGGAGGTTGGAGGGGGGCACACACTGAAATACAAGGATACTAATTTTTCAACTTCTCTCTCCCCAATGGCCCCGTCTTTATTTTGCTGTCACTGAATTGATTTTAAGTTTTCACGCCCCCCCGTTTTTTCTCTAAAGTGGCCAGaattaaacaaattttaaactttactcagagcagccagcgcacataaaaacagtgcatctggccgggtttttttttcaacgtttatttgTGCTGGCTGCTCtggataaagattaaaatttatttgttcatcctatcaacccagagaactattTTCAATGACCAGAATTGTTAAGACCTAATTTTTtcaatttgattttttattcaataggcctacagaatgtaacaataaaaattatacaattgcaatttcgcttctcagaaagaaataaaagagatcatggcaacaatgttagcAGTGGAATCAGTATAACATCTTGGTGAACAGCAAAACTTTGTTCGGTTTCTTTACTAGATCGGGCTCAATCGCTATGCTTAATTAAccaaatcgtccagaaaacgagttgggccacttttgacattttcgcgcatatcaagTATTAGCTCGTTcagggtgggtgggtgtgttgactgttgagggggtgtttgggtgggatttttgttttgtgttgaaaacccctggtctagtttattgatgtacTTGTAACCATAaccaacataatttgtttgttcatatatattatacaagtaggcctacatgttatatagtgctgattctgcccacccatggcagggggacccaacagttgcctttgtgtttttatgcttttgctgggctaccacttcttattttgcttgcctttttcatcactcttgAATTGGTAGTGTGCGGCATTTGCTCTTTCTTTTTAtcagaggtattggttgggtcctgttgtcgtggtggggcagtattatttaaatctcatacatattctgatccttgtatctatcttggttacagtaattaagatggggtctggtggaccatgtctgtatgttcttttttcctttccaccaggcccaagtacaggtgaataaaaatagaaaaaaaagaagaaaaaaagtattagctcgttcacgtagcggttccgttgtcccactggtacgtagattgcatggcgatcggagtgttatcgtcagagcacctcggactattatcaagtaggcctatgcattacGTAAAATCCACTTTCATGAACATTTGGAAATTattttggaagataccttctcctaattcgaaccaccagcatccatggttcgatgtagagagcagagagttgatattcttgagagggcactctattcacgtcgtttcttttccaacgctaaaagatcacgaattttggtggtttgcaaatgaaaagtgtccgcactatcgattgattacgtaactgttgtgaataatttattaggtttttcaatgcaatcgcctcgacccattaatacatattatctgtattatcaaagtacttggaatagcaatccggtgagttcactgaactacgccctaatactgatggagttttaattgcgtttaatggcgctaatcctctccatacacagatgaacaaatacaatagatgaaggtcaacacgtatgacctcctaggcctatgtgacatgttatatgtgatatacaaaaacctgaatatcataaagatcagtattcgtttgtgcatatgaactgcacatttacgttcctaaataggcctattactcattatatataatgacaaatattggtattatgacaatacggtatatacattgtatataaaacgactaatagatcctactatcatggcgtcaggtcaatgttcatcataccccgtatgtttcttaa includes the following:
- the LOC140155723 gene encoding U6 snRNA-associated Sm-like protein LSm5, which gives rise to MAASTAGSNPSQLLPLELVDKCIGSRIHIVMKSDKEVVGTLLGFDDFVNMVLEDVVEFETTAEGRRVTKLDQILLNGNNITMLIPGSEGPE